The DNA window ACTGAATGACTACATCCGTGAAGTGCTCGACGCCGAAACCGGTTTACTAAAAACGGTCAACGATAGTTTCACGTCGCGACTCGAAGCGATCGATCAATCCATCGAAAAGGTTGAAGAGATCACCGAAAGCAAACGGCAATATCTCCTCGAAGAATTCGCCGCGCTCGAATCGATTATCAATGAGCTACAAAATACTGGCAACTTTATTTCCAGCCAGCTGAGTTCGCTGAGCGCCTTCAAGAGCAATGGCGGGAAATAGACCGGCGATTCGTCGGGTCACCAAAACAACGAGATCGGTCTTTCGGTCGAGAGATTCACACCACACACCTAACTAATCATCACACTGCGGGGGCAATTTGATGCAGCAACTCGATCAGTACAAACGCAAAAGTATCAGCAGCGGAATGACACGCGTCGAAATGCTGTTGATGCTATATGACAAAGCACTTGCATCGGTCGAGGCCTGTCAGATTGCCAACGAAGTCGGTGATGACGCACTTTTTCGCAAGCATGAGATCCAGGCTCGCAAAGTACTCGTTGCGATCATCTCAGGGCTTCAGCCCGATGAAGACGAAGTCGCTTACAACATCGCGAGATTGCTGGAATTCGTCCTTTTCTCGTTCGACGAGCGTCACTTCGATTCGTGTCAGAAAATTCTCGGACAGATCCGAAACAGCTTTGCGCAAATCGCTGATCAGGCAAACGAAATGGAACGCAACGGAGAAATCTCTCCGATGCCAGACTCCGATTCGTTTCAATCGATCGCTTAATGGCGAGTGCT is part of the Roseiconus lacunae genome and encodes:
- a CDS encoding flagellar protein FliS, with amino-acid sequence MQQLDQYKRKSISSGMTRVEMLLMLYDKALASVEACQIANEVGDDALFRKHEIQARKVLVAIISGLQPDEDEVAYNIARLLEFVLFSFDERHFDSCQKILGQIRNSFAQIADQANEMERNGEISPMPDSDSFQSIA